The following proteins come from a genomic window of Trichoplusia ni isolate ovarian cell line Hi5 chromosome 16, tn1, whole genome shotgun sequence:
- the LOC113501869 gene encoding DNA helicase MCM8-like isoform X1 codes for MRRSWRGRYRNNWHRTRNNQNSGSDNQSLNNSSSSHRVSSTAGSSRAPANQLPIVLPISGNSIWKLYFPTEDQDSNPESLNHVKSFKTFIENNKNLFDLEKIDQTRSVPLDITNLTNDSDFVSSWPTFNTELFEYPDKTLRLLEYCLHETFKFESKIKIRILNHQPVIPLANLKVNYFGKLVTIKGTVIRVGSVGLICTSMAFECSSCHNLQAVVQPQGVFTAPNTCQSCNGGSKFEPLQSSPFTNTTDWQVAKIQEIQSQSLSGTIPRSVEIELQGDLVGTACPGDVLSVTGIVQVRGESKGGEDGKRAARLLQLYIEAVSIHSHRNLSNPTLSFTLKDYYAIQEIHASEDVFRLLVHSLCPTIFGHEAVKAGLILGLIGGTELENGPRSNPHVLVVGDPGLGKSQLLQAAAHAAPRGVYVCGASASAGGLTVALGREAGGDFALEAGALVLADKGVCCIDELDKMTSHHSSLLEAMEQRRVSVAKGGVVCSLAARATVLAAANPAHGSYNRSKTVAENLKLNSALLSRFDLVFILLDQPDERMDAMLSEHVLALHTGHRKQSTKTSGLNTSLNTSQCDNEVSLSQRLQLKHGEVIDHLPLVLLRKYIAYARRYVHPKISTDAANALQSFYLELRHNHQSGSHDGTPITTRQLEACIRLCQARARVDLREEATVQDANDVISLLKHSLIDTFSDGFGNIQLSRSINGSGVSSKNKVSLPKEMKNLYSRSCQFDLTCDS; via the exons ATGCGTAGAAGCTGGAGAGGTCGTTACCGAAATAATTGGCATCGAACACGGAACAACCAAAATTCTGGTTCAGATaatcaaagtttaaataacTCATCCAGTTCTCATAGGGTATCAAGCACTGCAGGATCTTCACGAGCACCGGCTAACCAGTTGCCCATTGTATTGCCTATCAGTGGAAACAGTATATGGAAACTTTATTTCCCTACTGAAG ATCAAGATTCCAATCCTGAGTCTCTAAACCATGTAAAATCTTTTAAGACCtttatagaaaacaataaaaacttgtttgatTTGGAGAAGATTGACCAAACTCGCAGTGTACCACTGGACATAACCAATTTAACGAATGATTCAGATTTTGTTAGTAGTTGGCCTACATTTAACACTGAATTATTTGAATATCCAGATAAAACTTTACGGCTTTTAGAATATTGCTTACATGAG ACCTTTAAATttgaatctaaaattaaaataagaatactaAATCATCAACCAGTTATTCCACTAGCTAATTTGAAAGTGAATTATTTTG GTAAACTAGTAACAATAAAAGGGACTGTGATTAGGGTAGGCAGTGTTGGTCTCATTTGTACGTCTATGGCATTTGAATGTTCAAGCTGCCATAATCTTCAAGCCGTTGTACAACCTCAAGGAGTTTTTACAG ctCCTAATACATGTCAAAGTTGCAACGGTGGTTCTAAGTTTGAACCATTACAGTCATCACCTTTTACTAATACAACTGATTGGCAAGTTGCTAAGATACAGGAAATTCAGTCACAA aGTTTGTCTGGAACTATACCAAGAAGTGTAGAAATAGAACTACAAGGAGATCTAGTTGGAACTGCTTGTCCAGGAGATGTGCTGTCTGTTACAGGAATAGTCCAA GTGCGCGGTGAAAGCAAAGGTGGTGAAGATGGTAAAAGAGCGGCCAGGCTATTACAACTGTACATTGAAGCTGTTTCTATTCACAGTCATCGGAATTTGAGTAATCCAACACTATCTTTTACTCTAAAAGATTATTACGCTATTcag gAAATACATGCTTCTGAAGATGTGTTCAGGTTACTTGTGCACTCACTATGTCCCACAATTTTTGGGCACGAGGCGGTCAAGGCCGGACTTATTCTAGGCTTGATAGGTGGGACGGAACTTGAGAATGGACCGAGATCTAACCCCCATGTCCTGGTTGTTGGTGATCCAGGGCTGGGGAAGTCACAGCTACTACAAGCTGCGGCTCATGCTGCTCCAAGAG gTGTGTACGTATGTGGCGCGTCCGCCTCAGCAGGCGGTCTAACAGTAGCACTGGGCAGAGAAGCGGGGGGAGACTTTGCTCTAGAAGCGGGAGCGCTAGTCTTAGCTGACAAGGGTGTATGTTGCATAGATGAACTCGACAAA ATGACGAGCCACCACAGCAGCCTGCTGGAGGCCATGGAGCAGCGGCGCGTGAGCGTGGCCAAGGGCGGCGTGGTGTGCAGCCTCGCCGCGCGCGCCACCGTGCTGGCCGCCGCCAACCCCGCGCACGGCTCCTACAACAG ATCCAAAACTGTTGCCGAAAATCTCAAATTAAATTCGGCGCTTCTTTCAAGATTTGATTTAGTCTTTATTCTTTTAGACCAGCCTGACGAG agaATGGATGCGATGCTGTCGGAACACGTACTAGCTCTCCATACTGGCCATAGAAAACAATCAACCAAAACTAGTGGATTAAATACTAGTTTAAATACAAGTCAGTGTGACAACGAAGTGTCTCTGAG CCAAAGATTGCAGCTTAAACACGGCGAAGTAATTGACCACTTGCCATTAGTACTGCTTAGAAAATATATAGCGTACGCTAGAAGATACGTGCACCCAAAAATAAGCACTGACGCGGCTAACGCTTTACAAAGCTTTTATTTAGAACTACGTCACAATCATCAGAGTGGTTCCCATGATGGAACGCCAATCACAACACGACAACTTGAAGCTTGCATTCGGCTTTGCCAG GCCAGAGCTCGTGTAGACCTAAGAGAAGAGGCGACAGTCCAAGATGCAAATGATGTCATAAGTCTATTAAAACATAGCTTAATAGACACATTTAGCGACGGATTTGGCAACATACAGCTGTCGAGGTCAATCAACGGATCCGGAGTTAGTTCCAAAAACAAGGTTAGTCTTCCAAAAGAAATGAAGAATCTATATTCAAGGTCATGTCAATTTGATCTTACATGCGACAGCTAA
- the LOC113501869 gene encoding DNA helicase MCM8-like isoform X3 has product MRRSWRGRYRNNWHRTRNNQNSGSDNQSLNNSSSSHRVSSTAGSSRAPANQLPIVLPISGNSIWKLYFPTEDQDSNPESLNHVKSFKTFIENNKNLFDLEKIDQTRSVPLDITNLTNDSDFVSSWPTFNTELFEYPDKTLRLLEYCLHETFKFESKIKIRILNHQPVIPLANLKVNYFGKLVTIKGTVIRVGSVGLICTSMAFECSSCHNLQAVVQPQGVFTAPNTCQSCNGGSKFEPLQSSPFTNTTDWQVAKIQEIQSQSLSGTIPRSVEIELQGDLVGTACPGDVLSVTGIVQVRGESKGGEDGKRAARLLQLYIEAVSIHSHRNLSNPTLSFTLKDYYAIQEIHASEDVFRLLVHSLCPTIFGHEAVKAGLILGLIGGTELENGPRSNPHVLVVGDPGLGKSQLLQAAAHAAPRGVYVCGASASAGGLTVALGREAGGDFALEAGALVLADKGVCCIDELDKMTSHHSSLLEAMEQRRVSVAKGGVVCSLAARATVLAAANPAHGSYNREWMRCCRNTY; this is encoded by the exons ATGCGTAGAAGCTGGAGAGGTCGTTACCGAAATAATTGGCATCGAACACGGAACAACCAAAATTCTGGTTCAGATaatcaaagtttaaataacTCATCCAGTTCTCATAGGGTATCAAGCACTGCAGGATCTTCACGAGCACCGGCTAACCAGTTGCCCATTGTATTGCCTATCAGTGGAAACAGTATATGGAAACTTTATTTCCCTACTGAAG ATCAAGATTCCAATCCTGAGTCTCTAAACCATGTAAAATCTTTTAAGACCtttatagaaaacaataaaaacttgtttgatTTGGAGAAGATTGACCAAACTCGCAGTGTACCACTGGACATAACCAATTTAACGAATGATTCAGATTTTGTTAGTAGTTGGCCTACATTTAACACTGAATTATTTGAATATCCAGATAAAACTTTACGGCTTTTAGAATATTGCTTACATGAG ACCTTTAAATttgaatctaaaattaaaataagaatactaAATCATCAACCAGTTATTCCACTAGCTAATTTGAAAGTGAATTATTTTG GTAAACTAGTAACAATAAAAGGGACTGTGATTAGGGTAGGCAGTGTTGGTCTCATTTGTACGTCTATGGCATTTGAATGTTCAAGCTGCCATAATCTTCAAGCCGTTGTACAACCTCAAGGAGTTTTTACAG ctCCTAATACATGTCAAAGTTGCAACGGTGGTTCTAAGTTTGAACCATTACAGTCATCACCTTTTACTAATACAACTGATTGGCAAGTTGCTAAGATACAGGAAATTCAGTCACAA aGTTTGTCTGGAACTATACCAAGAAGTGTAGAAATAGAACTACAAGGAGATCTAGTTGGAACTGCTTGTCCAGGAGATGTGCTGTCTGTTACAGGAATAGTCCAA GTGCGCGGTGAAAGCAAAGGTGGTGAAGATGGTAAAAGAGCGGCCAGGCTATTACAACTGTACATTGAAGCTGTTTCTATTCACAGTCATCGGAATTTGAGTAATCCAACACTATCTTTTACTCTAAAAGATTATTACGCTATTcag gAAATACATGCTTCTGAAGATGTGTTCAGGTTACTTGTGCACTCACTATGTCCCACAATTTTTGGGCACGAGGCGGTCAAGGCCGGACTTATTCTAGGCTTGATAGGTGGGACGGAACTTGAGAATGGACCGAGATCTAACCCCCATGTCCTGGTTGTTGGTGATCCAGGGCTGGGGAAGTCACAGCTACTACAAGCTGCGGCTCATGCTGCTCCAAGAG gTGTGTACGTATGTGGCGCGTCCGCCTCAGCAGGCGGTCTAACAGTAGCACTGGGCAGAGAAGCGGGGGGAGACTTTGCTCTAGAAGCGGGAGCGCTAGTCTTAGCTGACAAGGGTGTATGTTGCATAGATGAACTCGACAAA ATGACGAGCCACCACAGCAGCCTGCTGGAGGCCATGGAGCAGCGGCGCGTGAGCGTGGCCAAGGGCGGCGTGGTGTGCAGCCTCGCCGCGCGCGCCACCGTGCTGGCCGCCGCCAACCCCGCGCACGGCTCCTACAACAG agaATGGATGCGATGCTGTCGGAACACGTACTAG
- the LOC113501869 gene encoding DNA helicase MCM8-like isoform X2, with protein sequence MAFECSSCHNLQAVVQPQGVFTAPNTCQSCNGGSKFEPLQSSPFTNTTDWQVAKIQEIQSQSLSGTIPRSVEIELQGDLVGTACPGDVLSVTGIVQVRGESKGGEDGKRAARLLQLYIEAVSIHSHRNLSNPTLSFTLKDYYAIQEIHASEDVFRLLVHSLCPTIFGHEAVKAGLILGLIGGTELENGPRSNPHVLVVGDPGLGKSQLLQAAAHAAPRGVYVCGASASAGGLTVALGREAGGDFALEAGALVLADKGVCCIDELDKMTSHHSSLLEAMEQRRVSVAKGGVVCSLAARATVLAAANPAHGSYNRSKTVAENLKLNSALLSRFDLVFILLDQPDERMDAMLSEHVLALHTGHRKQSTKTSGLNTSLNTSQCDNEVSLSQRLQLKHGEVIDHLPLVLLRKYIAYARRYVHPKISTDAANALQSFYLELRHNHQSGSHDGTPITTRQLEACIRLCQARARVDLREEATVQDANDVISLLKHSLIDTFSDGFGNIQLSRSINGSGVSSKNKVSLPKEMKNLYSRSCQFDLTCDS encoded by the exons ATGGCATTTGAATGTTCAAGCTGCCATAATCTTCAAGCCGTTGTACAACCTCAAGGAGTTTTTACAG ctCCTAATACATGTCAAAGTTGCAACGGTGGTTCTAAGTTTGAACCATTACAGTCATCACCTTTTACTAATACAACTGATTGGCAAGTTGCTAAGATACAGGAAATTCAGTCACAA aGTTTGTCTGGAACTATACCAAGAAGTGTAGAAATAGAACTACAAGGAGATCTAGTTGGAACTGCTTGTCCAGGAGATGTGCTGTCTGTTACAGGAATAGTCCAA GTGCGCGGTGAAAGCAAAGGTGGTGAAGATGGTAAAAGAGCGGCCAGGCTATTACAACTGTACATTGAAGCTGTTTCTATTCACAGTCATCGGAATTTGAGTAATCCAACACTATCTTTTACTCTAAAAGATTATTACGCTATTcag gAAATACATGCTTCTGAAGATGTGTTCAGGTTACTTGTGCACTCACTATGTCCCACAATTTTTGGGCACGAGGCGGTCAAGGCCGGACTTATTCTAGGCTTGATAGGTGGGACGGAACTTGAGAATGGACCGAGATCTAACCCCCATGTCCTGGTTGTTGGTGATCCAGGGCTGGGGAAGTCACAGCTACTACAAGCTGCGGCTCATGCTGCTCCAAGAG gTGTGTACGTATGTGGCGCGTCCGCCTCAGCAGGCGGTCTAACAGTAGCACTGGGCAGAGAAGCGGGGGGAGACTTTGCTCTAGAAGCGGGAGCGCTAGTCTTAGCTGACAAGGGTGTATGTTGCATAGATGAACTCGACAAA ATGACGAGCCACCACAGCAGCCTGCTGGAGGCCATGGAGCAGCGGCGCGTGAGCGTGGCCAAGGGCGGCGTGGTGTGCAGCCTCGCCGCGCGCGCCACCGTGCTGGCCGCCGCCAACCCCGCGCACGGCTCCTACAACAG ATCCAAAACTGTTGCCGAAAATCTCAAATTAAATTCGGCGCTTCTTTCAAGATTTGATTTAGTCTTTATTCTTTTAGACCAGCCTGACGAG agaATGGATGCGATGCTGTCGGAACACGTACTAGCTCTCCATACTGGCCATAGAAAACAATCAACCAAAACTAGTGGATTAAATACTAGTTTAAATACAAGTCAGTGTGACAACGAAGTGTCTCTGAG CCAAAGATTGCAGCTTAAACACGGCGAAGTAATTGACCACTTGCCATTAGTACTGCTTAGAAAATATATAGCGTACGCTAGAAGATACGTGCACCCAAAAATAAGCACTGACGCGGCTAACGCTTTACAAAGCTTTTATTTAGAACTACGTCACAATCATCAGAGTGGTTCCCATGATGGAACGCCAATCACAACACGACAACTTGAAGCTTGCATTCGGCTTTGCCAG GCCAGAGCTCGTGTAGACCTAAGAGAAGAGGCGACAGTCCAAGATGCAAATGATGTCATAAGTCTATTAAAACATAGCTTAATAGACACATTTAGCGACGGATTTGGCAACATACAGCTGTCGAGGTCAATCAACGGATCCGGAGTTAGTTCCAAAAACAAGGTTAGTCTTCCAAAAGAAATGAAGAATCTATATTCAAGGTCATGTCAATTTGATCTTACATGCGACAGCTAA
- the LOC113501870 gene encoding poly(U)-specific endoribonuclease homolog, with the protein MNNYLVILFVISLVLQNGSGLDYNKYQRLNANTDFLLHEGGVQNTPKLQEHVAGSQSQTNSQQNGANPSLSQPTSTGNKVTTAPQHNPSSNGKRDYVAPQFPTLKPSQQTGGAGHSQSSNNNHNSGKNDYVSQFPSLGPPSGSQPTPATSNVNSGWQRNPLTNNGKRDYVAPQKPTHNRQDSVAQFPPLGPASAPQPTPATNKNSGPHSQPSSPTGKRDYVAPQYPTVQPATGKVKDLINFYDSKNSSPGTSSYSSIAQGSSHRNGPTVTQRAQITTAIVTPKPMAFSSVVSGGKINTQSSTPKSTTRNPGTPTRTGTPVLPSSIVNNNKGNNNDNTVSDAELVTISEELLRKDNNNAAKYLTVNYQEKTTSQSKEDKAPLPLLTVAPEVWNISTIQKFVPLLDNYERDTLVNEHVTPQERNEENAFMDAVMSTTVMRHLMNFLKNKGYVTPDPKQQRVYLKQMWFSLYSRGKGKISSSGFEHVFVSELKNGLVSGLHNWIYFSREEAANRINYLGYLKYILLNEKGSILKMHFNQQGVDKPVNSIFIGTSPELEMALYTLCFVTRADKECKLKLADKDVNVVTYTFRYRSKNLIGSAFAEI; encoded by the exons atgaataactatttagtaattttattcgttatttCACTTGTTCTGCAGAACGGTTCAG GCTTAgactataataaatatcaaagacTGAATGCGAATACAGATTTTTTACTACATGAAGGAGGTGTACAAAATACACCCAAACTGCAAGAACATGTAGCCGGTTCTCAGTCGCAAACAAATTCTCAACAAAATGGAGCTAACCCATCTTTGTCACAACCAACCTCTACCGGGAACAAAGTGACCACAGCACCGCAGCACAATCCTTCTTCGAATGGAAAAAGGGATTACGTTGCTCCCCAATTCCCAACACTTAAACCATCCCAACAGACGGGAGGCGCCGGACACTCGCAGTCCTCCAACAACAATCACAATTCGGGCAAAAATGATTACGTTTCGCAGTTCCCCTCGTTAGGGCCACCATCCGGATCACAACCTACACCTGCAACGAGTAATGTAAACTCTGGCTGGCAACGCAATCCTCTAACTAACAATGGAAAAAGAGACTATGTTGCACCCCAAAAGCCTACTCATAATAGACAAGATAGTGTTGCGCAGTTTCCGCCATTGGGTCCTGCTTCTGCACCACAACCAACTCCTGCGACAAATAAAAATTCAGGACCACATTCTCAACCTTCATCACCTACTGGTAAACGAGATTACGTCGCTCCTCAATATCCGACAGTGCAACCGGCTACAGGAAAAGTTAAGGACCTCATAAATTTCTATGATAGTAAAAATTCTAGTCCTGGCACAAGTAGTTATAGTTCTATTGCACAAGGGTCATCGCATCGAAATGGGCCAACGGTTACTCAGCGGGCACAGATAACTACAGCAATTGTTACGCCCAAACCTATGGCCTTCAGTTCTGTCGTGTCCGGCGGTAAAATTAATACTCAATCATCAACTCCTAAATCGACAACACGAAACCCTGGCACACCTACTCGAACAGGAACACCTGTCCTACCAAGTTCtattgtaaataacaataagggaaataataatgataatacaGTGTCTGACGCTGAACTAGTGACAATAAGTGAAGAATTGTTAAGAAAGGATAATAACAATGCTGCTAAATATCTCACAGTTAACTATCAAGAGAAGACTACGTCACAGTCGAAAGAAGATAAAGCACCGTTACC ATTGCTTACTGTAGCGCCTGAAGTGTGGAACATCTCGACGATACAAAAATTTGTTCCGTTGCTGGATAATTATGAAAGAGACACTTTGGTTAATGAACACGTCACACCACAG GAGAGAAATGAAGAAAACGCTTTTATGGATGCTGTTATGTCTACAACTGTGATGCGACACTTAATGaattttttgaagaataaaG GCTATGTAACACCTGACCCTAAACAGCAGAGAGTCTACTTGAAGCAAATGTGGTTCAGTTTATATTCAAGGGGAAAAGGAAAAATAAGCAGTTCCGGTTTCGAACACGTATTCGTGTCAGAACTTAAAAATGGTTTAGTTTCCG GTTTGCACAACTGGATTTATTTCTCAAGGGAAGAAGCAGCTAATCGAATTAACTACTTGGGCtacctaaaatacattttactaaatGAA aagGGATCCATTCTAAAGATGCACTTTAACCAACAAGGTGTGGACAAGCCCGTGAACAGCATTTTTATCGGAACATCTCCAGAATTAGAAATGGCACTTTACACTCTATGTTTCGTTACTCGAGCAGACAAGGAATGTAAACTGAAGCTTGCAGATAAAGATGTTAATGTCGTCACATATACTTTCAGATACCGCAGTAAAAATCTGATTGGTAGTGCTTTTGCAGAAATATAA
- the LOC113502172 gene encoding 5'-nucleotidase domain-containing protein 3-like produces the protein MSPLLCLRTGLVHGFRRCKCSFLPPVSLSKFPEHLPRRRYSSRELLNEAYCQTKLKFKSKKLPKDVNTRGVFACNELDLSEVKVYGFDYDYTLAHYKPSMEHLLYNLGRQILLEKFNYPAEIAKLEYIPNFAVRGLHYDIEKGLLLKLDSFLQIQLGSVYRGLTPVSTEEVFDLYKNRVIPIGYVEGDRRKSAYTSSKAKMVHLADLFSVPEMGLLCNVADYFIKNNIDYHPAILFLDVKNAVRSGHPIMHKIVAKNVNEYIRPNKYLKVYFDILKNNKKKLFLVTNSPFHFVNAGMEMLIGNTWREYFDVVIVNANKPSFFTEVTRPIRVFDKNANTHVWDKVTALEKGIIYYEGTVRQLQELTGWYGHKVLYFGDHPYSDLADVTLQHGWRTGAIINELTHEIATLNTQPFKENANWLQMLTVLIEENQDYKDPESVAVLEEWMKERDFLRNEIKTVFNPQFGSVFRTYHNPTYFSRRLFRFADVYTSDITNLVHHSLTHTFYPRRGVMPHEYGSYFV, from the exons ATGTCACCGCTGTTGTGTTTACGAACGGGTCTCGTACATGGATTTAGAAGATGTAAATGCAGTTTTTTACCACCGGTTTCGTTAAGCAAATTTCCGGAACATTTACCACGCAGAAGATATTCCTCTAGAGAATTATTAAACGAAGCATACTGTCAAACAaagcttaaatttaaat caaaaaaattaCCTAAGGATGTAAATACTAGAGGCGTATTTGCTTGCAATGAACTGGACCTTTCTGAAGTTAAAGTGTATGGGTTTGATTACGATTATACTCTGGCCCACTACAAACCTTCTATGGAACACTTATTATACAACCTCGGAAGACAAATTCTACTGGAAAAGTTTAAT TATCCAGCAGAAATAGCAAAATTAGAATATATTCCAAACTTTGCTGTAAGAGGTTTGCATTATGATATTGAGAAAGGCCTCCTTTTGAAATTGGActcttttttacaaatacagtTAGGGTCTGTTTACCGAGGTTTGACACCAGTGTCCACTGAGGAAGTGTTTGATTTATACAAGAACAGAGTTATACCCATAGGCTATGTGGAAGGTGATAGGCGTAAATCTGCATATACG TCAAGCAAAGCTAAGATGGTACATTTGGCCGACCTGTTTTCTGTTCCTGAAATGGGTTTACTTTGTAATGTAGCCGACTATTTcataaagaataatattgacTATCATCCAGCtattttatttctagatgttaag aacGCAGTGCGAAGTGGTCATCCGATTATGCATAAGATTGTAGCTAAGAATGTGAACGAGTACATAAggccaaataaatatttgaaagtttaCTTCGATATactaaagaacaacaaaaagaaGCTTTTCCTCGTAACTAATAGCCCATTCCATTTCGT GAATGCCGGGATGGAAATGTTGATTGGTAATACTTGGCGGGAATATTTCGACGTAGTCATTGTTAATGCTAACAAACCGAGTTTCTTCACCGAGGTGACACGCCCTATCAGGGTATTCGACAAAAACGCCAACACACATGTTTGGGATAAAGTTACGGCGTTGGAAAAAGGCATTATTTATTACGAG GGCACAGTGCGGCAGCTGCAGGAGCTGACGGGCTGGTACGGACACAAAGTGCTGTACTTCGGCGACCACCCCTACAGCGACCTCGCCGATGTCACGCTGCAGCATGGCTGGCGCACTGGGGCCATCATCAACGAGCTTACA CACGAAATAGCCACACTGAACACTCAGCCGTTTAAGGAGAATGCCAACTGGCTGCAGATGCTAACGGTGCTAATAGAAGAGAACCAGGACTATAAGGATCCTGAGAGTGTCGCAGTCTTGGAAGAGTGGATGAAGGAGAGGGACTTCCTCAG AAACGAAATAAAGACGGTGTTCAACCCACAATTCGGCAGCGTGTTCCGCACGTACCACAACCCCACGTACTTCTCGCGGCGCCTGTTCCGCTTCGCCGACGTGTACACGTCCGACATCACCAACCTCGTGCACCACTCGCTCACGCACACCTTCTACCCGCGCCGCGGCGTCATGCCGCACGAGTATGGTTCGTATTTCGTTTGA